One Phaseolus vulgaris cultivar G19833 chromosome 4, P. vulgaris v2.0, whole genome shotgun sequence DNA window includes the following coding sequences:
- the LOC137836835 gene encoding protein NRT1/ PTR FAMILY 5.8, producing the protein MAGAQRQQRLSRSCILLIAIAGIERFAFKGVASNLVTYLTDVVNLSNSSAAKMVNSWVGFTSIMPLLVAPIADAYWHKYSTIMVSSFLYFVGLLALTTTALARSWHHRNRTMSSSFLSLSLYLISLGQGGYNPSLQAFGADQLGDEEELPCSKDDKSYNKKTLFFQWWYFGICSGSLLGVTVMSYIQDTFGWVLGFAIPAISMIMSILIFSGGSPIYLYKHHDVVLQAKKPLMNIFQTIKASALRCFHWGITLPNDKSEVVELELQEKPLCPENLESLKDLNNGPQSGMYLLKNAKVMVRLLPIWTMLLMFAVIFQQPATFFTKQGMTMKRNIGADFKIPPATLQSAITLSIILLMPLYDKIFIPMTQVITRQDKGISVLQRMGIGMVLSIIAMIIAAVVETKRLEIGRQMRSAGLHSETVPLSIFWLLPQYILLGISDIFTVVGMQEFFYGEVPRTMRTMGIALYTSVFGVGSFVSALLITTVEVYTSSKGIPSWFCDDMVEARLDSYYWLLAWLSAVSLLLYLLLCKYYHKKSDSDSEY; encoded by the exons ATGGCGGGTGCACAGAGACAGCAGAGGCTCAGTAGGTCATGCATTCTTCTCATAG CCATTGCAGGAATAGAGAGGTTTGCATTCAAGGGGGTGGCATCCAATCTTGTGACATATCTAACTGATGTTGTGAACTTGAGCAACTCATCTGCAGCAAAGATGGTTAACAGTTGGGTAGGCTTTACTTCCATAATGCCATTGCTGGTGGCACCCATTGCAGACGCATATTGGCACAAATATTCCACCATAATGGTCTCATCTTTCCTGTACTTTGTG GGACTTTTAGCATTGACAACAACAGCATTAGCAAGGTCATGGCATCACAGAAACAGGACAATGTCTTCttcatttctctctctttctctctacTTAATTTCATTAGGCCAAGGTGGATATAACCCATCTCTGCAAGCCTTTGGAGCAGATcaacttggtgatgaggaagaaTTGCCTTGTAGCAAAGATGATAAAAGTTACAACAAAAAGACTCTATTCTTCCAGTGGTGGTATTTTGGTATTTGCAGTGGAAGCCTTTTGGGTGTTACAGTAATGTCCTACATCCAAGACACCTTTGGATGGGTGCTAGGATTTGCCATCCCTGCTATTTCAATGATTATGTCCATTTTGATTTTCTCTGGTGGAAGCCCTATATATCTATATAAACATCATGATGTCGTCCTTCAAGCTAAGAAGCCCCTCATGAACATTTTTCAAACCATAAAAGCTTCTGCATTGAGATGTTTCCATTGGGGAATTACCCTACCAAATGACAAGTCTGAAGTGGTGGAGCTAGA GCTTCAAGAGAAACCCCTTTGTCCTGAAAACTTGGAAAGCCTTAAGGATTTGAATAATGGTCCTCAAAGTGGCATGTATTTGCTAAAAAATGCCAAGGTTATGGTGAGGCTTTTGCCCATATGGACAATGCTGCTCATGTTTGCAGTGATTTTCCAGCAGCCTGCAACATTTTTCACAAAACAAGGCATGACAATGAAGAGGAACATTGGTGCAGATTTCAAGATCCCACCAGCCACACTCCAAAGTGCTATAACATTGTCCATAATATTACTGATGCCATTGTACGACAAAATATTCATACCAATGACTCAGGTGATTACTAGGCAGGACAAGGGTATAAGTGTGTTGCAAAGGATGGGAATTGGAATGGTTCTCTCAATCATAGCCATGATTATTGCAGCTGTAGTTGAGACGAAAAGGCTTGAGATTGGAAGGCAAATGAGAAGTGCAGGATTACATTCAGAGACAGTGCCTCTAAGCATTTTCTGGCTGCTACCACAGTACATTCTTCTTGGCATCTCAGACATTTTCACTGTTGTTGGCATGCAAGAGTTCTTTTATGGTGAAGTTCCCAGGACAATGAGAACAATGGGAATTGCCTTGTACACCAGTGTTTTTGGGGTTGGAAGCTTTGTGAGTGCACTGTTGATTACAACAGTAGAAGTGTATACAAGTTCAAAGGGAATACCAAGCTGGTTCTGTGATGATATGGTTGAAGCACGCTTGGACAGTTACTATTGGCTTCTAGCATGGTTAAGTGCAGTGAGTCTTCTATTGTATCTACTCTTGTGTAAATATTACCATAAGAAGAGTGATTCAGATAGTGAATATTGA
- the LOC137836836 gene encoding uncharacterized protein: MENSEKVVAVIMVGGPTKGTRFRPLSFNIPKPLFPLAGQPMVHHPISACKRIPNLAQIYLIGFYEEREFALYVSSISNGLKLPVRYLKEDKPRGSAGGLYYFRDIIMEDSPSHIFLLNCDVCCNFPLPAMLDAHKRYGGMGTMLVIKVSAESANQFGELVADPTTNELLHYTEKPETFVSNLINCGVYVFTPDIFTAIDDVYINREGRANLRRLSSFDTLQSATRTIPVDFVRLDQDILSPLAGKKQLYTYETMDFWEQIKTPGMSLKCSELYLAQFRYTSPDLLASGDGNKSATVSGDVYIHPSAKVHPSAKIGPNVSISANVRVGAGVRLSGCIILDDVEIKENAFVTNSIIGWKSSLGRWSHVQADGNYDARLGTTILGEAVTVEDEVVVFNCIVLPNKTLNVSVQEEIIL, encoded by the exons ATGGAGAACTCGGAGAAGGTGGTGGCTGTGATCATGGTGGGTGGGCCCACCAAAG GGACCAGATTTCGGCCTCTTTCCTTCAATATTCCCAAACCCCTTTTCCCTCTGGCTGGCCAGCCAATGGTTCACCATCCTATTTCTGCTTGCAAAAGG ATACCCAATTTGGCTCAAATATATCTTATTGGATTCTATGAGGAGCGAGAATTCGCTCTATATGTCTCTTCAATCTCGAATGGGCTGAAATTACCAGTAAG ATATTTGAAAGAGGATAAACCGCGTGGTTCAGCAGGTGGCCTTTACTACTTCAGAGATATTATCATGGAAGACAGCCCA TCACATATATTTCTGTTAAACTGTGATGTTTGCTGCAATTTCCCACTACCAGCAATGCTTG ATGCACATAAAAGATATGGTGGGATGGGGACAATGTTGGTGATCAAG GTTTCAGCTGAATCTGCTAACCAATTCGGTGAGTTGGTTGCTGATCCAACCACTAATGAGTTGCTGCATTATACTGAGAAACCTGAGACATTT GTCAGCAATTTGATAAATTGTGGTGTGTACGTTTTCACCCCTGATATATTTACTGCCATCGACGATGTATATATTAATCGAGAAGGCAGAG CTAATCTACGCCGTCTCTCCAGCTTTGATACACTCCAATCTGCCACAAG GACTATTCCTGTAGATTTTGTAAGACTGGATCAAGATATATTATCACCTCTAGCTGGGAAGAAGCAATTATATACATATGAGACAATGGATTTCTGGGAGCAAATTAAAACTCCAGG AATGTCATTGAAATGCTCAGAATTGTATCTTGCCCAATTCCGGTATACTTCACCTGATCTTTTGGCCAGTGGAGATGGTAATAAGAGTGCAACAGTTTCTGGTGATGTATATATTCATCCATCTGCAAAAGTTCATCCTTCTGCAAAG ATTGGTCCCAATGTTTCTATCTCAGCAAATGTTCGTGTAGGTGCTGGCGTCAGGTTAAGCGGTTGTATCATCTTGGATGATGTTGAAATTAAG GAAAATGCTTTTGTCACAAACTCAATTATTGGATGGAAGTCATCACTTGGAAGATGGTCACATGTGCAG GCTGATGGTAACTACGATGCAAGACTTGGCACAACCATCCTAG GGGAAGCTGTAACTGTTGAAGATGAAGTGGTAGTGTTCAACTGCATTGTTCTTCCCAATAAGACTCTCAATGTGAGTGTGCAAGAAGAAATCATCTTGTAA
- the LOC137836837 gene encoding alpha-mannosidase 2 has translation MPSSSRRGAAWASSILPSSNPKSKAPRKGRRRTVLKDFIFSNFFSIGLVISLSLFLLILLRFGVPKPIATHFRTRSSRARKSFGRRPLPTVFNTSALAGAGAVDITTKALYDKIEFLDVDGGAWKQGWSVTYRGNEWDAEKLKVFVVPHSHNDPGWKLTVEEYYDRQSRHILDTIVQTLTKDSRRKFIWEEMSYLERWWRDASDEMKESFINLVKNGQLEIVGGGWVMNDEANSHYFAIIEQIAEGNMWLNDTIGFVPKNSWAIDPFGYSSTMAYLLRRMGFDNMLIQRTHYEVKKELAWHKKLEYIWRQSWDADETTDIFVHMMPFYSYDIPHTCGPEPAICCQFDFARMQGFVYEQCPWGQYPVETTLENVQERALKLLDQYRKKSTLYRTNTLLVPLGDDFRYINVEEAEAQFRNYQMLFDYINSNPSLNAEAKFGTLEDYFVTLREEAERINYSFPGEIGSGLVEGFPSLSGDFFTYSDRQQDYWSGYYVSRPFFKAVDRVLEQTLRATEIMVALILGCCRRSHCEKFAMGFSYKLTAARRNLALFQHHDGVTGTAKDHVVMDYGMRMHTSLLDLQIFMSKAVEALLGIRYDKLDHSPSQFEPAIVRSKYDAQPLHKVIGVHDGTYQSVVFFNPLEQTSQEVVMLVVDSPDVTVVDSNWSCVQSQILPELQHHNSKIFTGKHRLYWEVSVPALGLETYYISNGFDECEKAKPAKLKIFSKSNSIACPTPYSCVKIESDVAEIENQNQKLTFDVKYGLLQKIISKNSSPNIVKEEIGLYSSSGGAYLFKPNGDAQPFIEEGGQLLISEGPLMQEVYSYPRTTWEKAPISHSTRIYSGESTVQGFIIEKEYHVELLGHDFNDKELIVRYKTDIDNKKIFYSDLNGFQMSRRETYDKIPLQGNYYPLPSLAFIQGSNGHRFSVHSRQSLGVASLKNGWLEIMLDRRLVRDDGRGLGQGVMDNRVMNVVFHLTMETNVSATSNLVSTPFAYSPSLLSHCVGSHLNYPLHAFISKKPQDKSAKPPPRSFSPLAAPLPCDLHIVNFKVPKPLKFLQQPAEGPRFALIFHRRHWDSSYCRKGRSQCTNLGDVTVNLFSMFQDLTVSKVKATSLNLLHEDPEVMGFSEQFGDLAQEGHVAISPMEIQAYKLELRPQ, from the exons ATGCCCTCTTCCTCTCGCCGCGGAGCTGCCTGGGCCTCCTCGATCCTCCCATCTTCCAACCCCAAATCAAAGGCACCCAGAAAGGGAAGGCGACGCACGGTGCTCAAAGACTTCATCTTTTCGAATTTCTTCTCCATTGGGCTCGTTATCTCCCTCTCCTTGTTCCTCCTCATCCTCCTCCGATTCGGGGTCCCCAAACCCATTGCGACGCACTTCCGCACGCGCTCCTCACGCGCCCGGAAGTCCTTTGGACGGAGGCCCCTTCCCACCGTCTTCAACACCAGCGCGCTCGCTGGCGCCGGCGCTGTTGATATCACCACCAAGGCGCTGTACGACAAGATTGAGTTTTTGGATGTTGACGGCGGCGCGTGGAAGCAGGGGTGGAGCGTGACGTACCGGGGGAACGAGTGGGACGCGGAGAAGCTGAAGGTGTTCGTGGTGCCCCACTCGCACAACGATCCTGGGTGGAAGCTCACTGTGGAGGAGTACTATGATAGGCAATCAAGACACATACTTGATACCATTGTGCAAACACTGACCAAG GATTCTCGCCGGAAGTTCATATGGGAGGAAATGTCGTACTTAGAGAGATGGTGGAGGGATGCATCCGATGAGATGAAGGAATCCTTCATCAATTTGGTGAAAAATGGACAGTTAGAAATTGTTGGAGGCGGCTGGGTGATGAATGATGAG GCCAATTCCCATTACTTTGCTATAATTGAACAG ATAGCAGAGGGAAATATGTGGTTGAATGACACCATTGGTTTTGTTCCAAAAAATTCTTGGGCTATAGATCCATTTGGTTACTCATCTACCATGGCATATCTTCTCCGTCGCATGGGTTTTGACAATATGCTTATCCAGAGAACCCATTATGAGGTGAAGAAGGAGCTTGCGTGGCATAAAAAGTTAGAATACATCTGGCGCCAAAGCTGGGATGCAGATGAAACCACCGATATATTTGTCCACATGATGCCCTTTTATTCATATGATATACCTCATACATGTGGCCCAGAACCTGCTATTTGTTGTCAGTTTGATTTTGCACGCATGCAGGGTTTTGTTTATGAACAATGCCCATGGGGGCAATATCCTGTGGAGACCACTCTGGAAAATGTTCAGGAAAGAGCTCTTAAATTGCTGGATCAATACAGGAAAAAGTCAACTTTGTACCGAACCAATACACTTCTTGTTCCTCTTGGAGATGATTTTCGGTATATTAATGTCGAAGAAGCAGAAGCCCAATTCAGAAATTACCAAATGTTGTTTGATTATATCAATTCAAACCCCAGTTTGAATGCAGAGGCAAAGTTTGGTACTTTGGAAGACTACTTTGTAACGCTGCGCGAGGAAGCAGAGAGAATAAATTACTCATTTCCTGGTGAAATAGGATCTGGTCTAGTTGAAGGTTTTCCTTCTCTATCAGGTGATTTTTTCACTTATTCTGATCGGCAACAAGACTACTGGAGTGGTTATTATGTTTCACGACCCTTCTTCAAGGCCGTTGATAGGGTACTAGAACAGACGCTCCGTGCCACTGAAATCATGGTAGCTCTAATACTTGGCTGCTGTCGGAGATCACACTGTGAAAAGTTTGCAATGGGGTTTTCCTATAAGTTGACAGCTGCTAGAAGGAACTTGGCTCTTTTTCAGCATCATGATGGGGTAACTGGTACCGCAAAAGATCACGTGGTTATGGACTATGGAATGCGCATGCATACTTCTTTACTGGACTTGCAGATTTTTATGTCCAAGGCAGTTGAGGCTCTTCTTGGAATCCGCTATGATAAATTAGACCACAGTCCTTCCCAATTTGAGCCAGCAATAGTGAGATCCAAATATGATGCTCAACCATTGCATAAAGTGATTGGTGTTCACGACGGTACTTACCAATCAGTGGTCTTTTTTAATCCTTTGGAGCAAACTAGCCAAGAAGTTGTGATGTTGGTTGTTGACAGTCCTGATGTTACTGTTGTTGACTCTAACTGGAGTTGTGTTCAGAGCCAAATTTTGCCTGAGCTGCAGCATCATAATAGCAAAATCTTTACTGGGAAGCATCGACTTTACTGGGAAGTCTCTGTTCCTGCTCTGGGATTGGAAACTTATTATATCTCCAATGGTTTCGATGAGTGTGAAAAGGCCAAGCCTGCAAAGTTGAAAATCTTCTCTAAGTCTAACTCGATTGCCTGTCCTACACCCTATTCTTGTGTCAAAATAGAGTCTGATGTGGCTGAAATTGAGAATCAGAATCAAAAACTAACTTTTGATGTAAAATATGgtttgttacagaagataatttcaaaaaatagttcCCCAAATATTGTAAAAGAGGAAATTGGTTTGTATTCTAGTTCTGGTGGGGCATACTTGTTCAAGCCCAATGGTGATGCTCAGCCCTTTATTGAAGAAGGTGGGCAGTTGCTGATCTCAGAGGGCCCTTTGATGCAGGAAGTATACTCTTATCCAAGAACAACTTGGGAGAAAGCCCCCATTTCTCATAGCACCCGAATATATAGTGGAGAGAGCACAGTCCAAGGGTTTATCATTGAAAAGGAGTACCATGTTGAGCTTCTTGGCCATGATTTCAATGATAAGGAGTTGATAGTTAGATATAAAACAGATATTGATAACAAGAAGATTTTTTATTCAGATTTAAATGGATTTCAGATGAGCAGAAGAGAAACCTACGATAAGATTCCTCTGCAAGGCAACTACTACCCCCTGCCCTCTCTTGCATTTATACAGGGATCAAATGGTCATCGGTTTTCGGTCCATTCCAGGCAATCATTAGGTGTGGCAAGCCTTAAAAATGGATGGCTAGAGATAATGCTCGACCGTCGGTTGGTAAGAGACGATGGTCGTGGTCTGGGACAAGGAGTGATGGataaccgggtgatgaatgttGTCTTCCACCTAACCATGGAAACCAATGTTTCTGCCACATCAAATTTGGTTTCCACCCCATTCGCTTACAGCCCTTCTCTTTTATCTCACTGTGTTGGTTCTCATCTGAACTATCCATTGCATGCATTCATTTCCAAGAAACCACAGGACAAGTCTGCAAAGCCACCACCTAGATCCTTTTCTCCTCTTGCTGCTCCCTTGCCGTGTGACTTGCACATAGTGAACTTTAAGGTTCCCAAGCCTTTAAAGTTTTTGCAGCAACCAGCTGAAGGTCCTAGATTTGCTCTAATTTTTCACAGACGACATTGGGATTCTTCGTACTGCCGGAAGGGAAGATCACAATGCACTAATCTGGGTGATGTCACTGTGAATCTGTTCAGCATGTTCCAGGATCTTACAGTCTCAAAAGTCAAAGCAACTTCCTTGAATCTCTTGCACGAAGACCCTGAAGTAATGGGATTCTCAGAGCAATTTGGAGATCTTGCACAAGAGGGGCATGTGGCCATATCTCCAATGGAAATACAAGCTTACAAGTTGGAATTGAGGCCACAATAG
- the LOC137836840 gene encoding uncharacterized protein, protein MALSFRPVIHPRVTDRSLFQFLPPKPPPLPPPSVHLLPFTRRRRFRPYCLVDGFSDDAVSTRNFDRGFTVIAAMLRRIEPLDNSAISKGVSPAARDSMKQTISTMLGLLPSDHFAVTVTVSKHPLHRLLFSSIVTGYTLWNAEYRMSLTRNLDISVSRDEESDCRTCSEVLEVKDGAKAEGNEKNEVVNHFENCSGNGSLKEFGDLPPQALSFIRKLQSELTSVTEELNAQKKEMMQLEYDKGNWNNLLEYLRSLDPDMVTELSRPSSVEVEDIIHQLVQNILRRFFEDDASSNLAEQSLEGNMDNHSDSGEEFSNTVATSRDYLAKLLFWCMLLGHHLRGLENRLHLSCVVGLL, encoded by the exons ATGGCACTCTCCTTTCGGCCCGTCATCCACCCCCGTGTCACCGACCGGTCACTCTTTCAATTTCTCCCTCCCAAGCCTCCTCCCCTTCCGCCACCCTCCGTTCACCTACTTCCGTTCAcgcgccgccgccgtttccgcCCATACTGTCTCGTCGACGGCTTCTCTGACGACGCCGTCTCCACTCGCAATTTCGACCGCGGCTTCACCGTTATCGCCGCCATGCTCAGACGCATCGAGCCCCTCGACAACTCCGCCATCTCCAAGGGCGTGTCCCCCGCCGCCCGCGACTCCATGAAGCAGACCATCTCCACCATGCTCGGCCTCCTCCCCTCCGACCACTTCGCCGTCACCGTCACCGTCTCCAAACACCCCCTCCACCGCCTCCTCTTCTCCTCCATCGTCACCGG GTACACTCTGTGGAATGCAGAGTACAGGATGTCTCTGACAAGGAATCTGGATATATCCGTTTCCAGGGATGAGGAGTCAGATTGTAGAACATGTTCGGAGGTTTTGGAGGTGAAGGATGGAGCAAAAGCAGAGggtaatgagaaaaatgaggtTGTTAATCATTTCGAAAATTGCAGCGGCAATGGTAGCCTGAAAGAGTTTGGTGATTTGCCTCCTCAAGCTTTGAGTTTCATCCGGAAGTTGCAGTCTGAGTTGACAAGTGTGACGGAG GAGCTGAATGCCCAAAAGAAGGAAATGATGCAATTAGAATATGATAAGGGAAACTGGAACAATTTGTTGGAATATCTTCGGTCTCTGGATCCTGATATG GTGACTGAACTGTCTCGGCCTTCGTCAGTAGAAGTGGAGGATATAATTCACCAACTTGTTCAGAACATATTGAGAAGATTCTTTGAAGATGATGCTAGCTCTAATTTAGCAGAACAATCGTTGGAAGGAAACATGGACAATCACTCAGACAGTGGTGAGGAGTTTAGTAATACAGTAGCCACTTCTCGCGATTACCTGGCAAAGTTGCTTTTCTG GTGTATGTTATTGGGTCACCACTTGAGAGGGTTGGAAAATAGACTGCATCTGAGTTGTGTTGTTGGACTGTTGTAG